GCTGGACGAGCGCGCCATCGACGAGCACGCGGCGTCGGTCGTGGAGCGCGGCGGCAGCATCGACGTGTCGCTCAACCTGATCACCCGCGGCGACGTACAGGGCATCCCGCTGCTGGACATGAGCCCCGGTGACCTTGTCGAGTGCATCGTCAACGGCGTCACCGCCAACTTCCTCACCGCGCGCGCCGCCGGCCGGCAGATGGTCCGCCAGGGCCACGGCACCATCCTCGGCCTGAACAGCGGCTCGGCGCAGGGCAGCCCGATGATGGGTGGCACCGGCCTGGCCGACGCGGCCACCGACACGCTGATCCGCAATCTGGCGATCGAGCTGGGACCGGCGGGCGTACGCGTGCTGGGCCTGTGGGTCGCCGGCGTGCCGGAGACACTGACGGTGGAGAAGCTCTCGAAGGTCAACGCCAACATCACCGCCGAGGCCGTACAGGGCATCCTGGACAACCTGGCCGGCATGCGGCTCACCAAACGCTCACCGCGGATCGACGAGGTGGCCGCGACGATCGCCTTCCTCGCCTCCGACCAGGCCGCCGGCATCACCGGCACGATGGTCAACGTGACCTCGATGTTCACCAGCTGATGGCGCGGTCGACACGTGGCCGAAGGCCTTCCTCGCGTTGGAGGAAGGCCTTCGGTTCGGCTTACTTGACCAGAACCGGCGCCGGCGTCGTGGCGAACATGCCCTCCCGGCGGCGCCGGCGGACGTATCGCATGGTCCACAGGATCAGCAGGCCGATGACGGCGATGCCGGTCATCTGGGACAGGCCGGCCATCACGTCCACCGGCAGCAGATAGACCAGCGGGATGCGGACCGCCGCCTCGACCAGCAGCGTGCAACCCCAGACCAGCGACATGGTGCGGAAGGTCTGCCGGAAACGCGGTTCGGTGGCGTAGCGCCGGTCCATCTCGGCGACCTTCTCCGGCGTCCCGGCGGCGAACCGCCGAGCGCCGTAGTAGACCATCGGCTTGCCGAAGAAGCTGGTGACCAGGAAGATCGCGCCGACCAGGCTGGTGCCGAACGAGTCCTTCACCAGCAGGAA
The nucleotide sequence above comes from Fodinicola acaciae. Encoded proteins:
- a CDS encoding SDR family NAD(P)-dependent oxidoreductase, yielding MLLEKKNAIIYGAGGSLGAAVAKKFAAEGARVFLAGRTKETLAAVAAEIGEKAEVDVVDALDERAIDEHAASVVERGGSIDVSLNLITRGDVQGIPLLDMSPGDLVECIVNGVTANFLTARAAGRQMVRQGHGTILGLNSGSAQGSPMMGGTGLADAATDTLIRNLAIELGPAGVRVLGLWVAGVPETLTVEKLSKVNANITAEAVQGILDNLAGMRLTKRSPRIDEVAATIAFLASDQAAGITGTMVNVTSMFTS
- a CDS encoding VC0807 family protein, giving the protein MTESAAPRQRAMKKLAIGLIADVGLPIIAYYGLRFFGFDEYLSLLAGSVVAGVRTLYVAVRARKLDGFAVFMLATFVFGLAMTFVTGDARFLLVKDSFGTSLVGAIFLVTSFFGKPMVYYGARRFAAGTPEKVAEMDRRYATEPRFRQTFRTMSLVWGCTLLVEAAVRIPLVYLLPVDVMAGLSQMTGIAVIGLLILWTMRYVRRRRREGMFATTPAPVLVK